One Carassius auratus strain Wakin unplaced genomic scaffold, ASM336829v1 scaf_tig00216435, whole genome shotgun sequence genomic window carries:
- the LOC113098163 gene encoding gap junction alpha-8 protein-like, with protein sequence MGDWSFLGNILEEVNEHSTVIGRVWLTVLFIFRILILGTAAEFVWGDEQSDYVCNTQQPGCENVCYDEAFPISHIRLWVLQIIFVSTPSLVYVGHAVHHVHMEEKRKEREEAELNRQQEINEERLPIAPDQGSVRTAKETSTKGSKKFRLEGTLLRTYICHIIFKTLFEVGFVVGQYFLYGFRILPLYKCSRWPCPNTVDCFVSRPTEKTVFIIFMLAVACVSLFLNFVEISHLGLKKIHFVFRKPVRPQVEGPGAAEKALPSIASSSIQKAKGYKLLEEDRATSHFFPLTEVGGMEAGRLPVPYKPFEEKTDESTAPKKDMSKVYDETLPSYAQTTVIGPSAAAGVVRRDEYEDELAVEADVEASETIEDTRPLSSLSKASSRARSDDLTV encoded by the coding sequence ATGGGTGACTGGAGCTTTTTGGGCAACATCCTCGAGGAAGTAAATGAGCATTCGACGGTAATCGGTAGGGTGTGGCTCACGGTCCTCTTCATCTTCCGAATCCTCATCCTGGGCACGGCCGCGGAGTTCGTGTGGGGCGACGAGCAATCGGATTACGTGTGCAACACGCAGCAGCCGGGTTGCGAGAACGTTTGCTACGACGAGGCCTTCCCCATCTCGCACATTCGTCTGTGGGTGCTCCAGATCATCTTCGTTTCCACGCCTTCTTTGGTGTACGTGGGCCATGCTGTCCACCATGTACACATGGAGGAGAAGCGAAAGGAACGGGAGGAGGCTGAGCTCAACAGGCAGCAAGAGATAAATGAGGAGAGGCTGCCGATCGCGCCCGATCAGGGAAGCGTCCGTACGGCCAAGGAGACGAGCACGAAGGGCAGCAAGAAGTTCCGTCTGGAGGGCACTCTCTTGAGGACCTATATCTGCCACATTATCTTCAAGACTCTCTTTGAGGTAGGCTTTGTGGTGGGCCAGTATTTCTTGTACGGCTTCCGAATCCTGCCGCTCTACAAGTGCAGCCGCTGGCCGTGCCCAAACACAGTCGACTGTTTTGTCTCGAGGCCTACGGAGAAAACCGTGTTCATTATCTTTATGTTAGCTGTGGCCTGCGTCTCGCTTTTCCTCAACTTTGTGGAAATCAGCCATTTGGGCCTGAAAAAGATCCACTTTGTGTTCCGGAAACCAGTGCGGCCGCAAGTTGAGGGTCCAGGGGCGGCCGAGAAGGCCTTGCCTTCCATAGCTTCCTCCTCGATCCAGAAAGCCAAAGGCTACAAGTTGCTGGAGGAGGACAGAGCCACGTCGCACTTCTTCCCCTTGACTGAGGTAGGGGGAATGGAGGCCGGCCGGCTTCCGGTTCCGTACAAGCCATTTGAGGAGAAAACGGACGAGTCGACCGCACCTAAGAAAGACATGTCTAAGGTGTATGACGAAACTCTGCCTTCCTACGCCCAGACAACTGTGATAGGGCCAAGCGCGGCGGCAGGAGTTGTACGCAGGGATGAATACGAGGACGAGTTGGCCGTTGAAGCAGATGTGGAAGCCAGCGAGACGATAGAAGACACGCGGCCGCTCAGCAGCCTGAGCAAGGCCAGCAGTCGGGCAAGGTCAGATGACTTGACGGtataa